A window of Synechococcus sp. MEDNS5 contains these coding sequences:
- a CDS encoding cAMP phosphodiesterase: protein MVQHGCVNWSGFLASLLQFRSVMAAPLAILSLALVGPAVLAQGAAKPQSKPASDSDIFLYRGMGSSYVCNARTAGVEFPKAVGIAAATYVQLLNGRHGGLVASTGNKKLSNEQLFAGAEFQIITGALQFCPDKVPADVKTKVEEALKKQQAGGQ from the coding sequence ATGGTGCAGCATGGCTGCGTTAATTGGTCAGGATTCTTGGCTTCACTCCTTCAATTCCGTTCCGTGATGGCCGCTCCTCTGGCCATATTGTCTCTTGCTTTGGTGGGTCCTGCTGTTTTGGCCCAGGGTGCAGCCAAGCCCCAGTCGAAGCCTGCCTCCGATAGCGACATTTTTCTCTACCGCGGTATGGGCTCCTCCTACGTCTGCAACGCCAGAACCGCTGGCGTTGAGTTCCCGAAGGCTGTTGGTATCGCTGCAGCGACCTATGTGCAGCTGCTGAACGGCCGCCATGGTGGTCTTGTGGCATCCACCGGCAACAAGAAGCTCAGCAATGAACAGCTGTTTGCGGGCGCGGAGTTTCAAATCATCACTGGGGCACTTCAGTTCTGCCCAGACAAAGTGCCTGCCGATGTCAAGACCAAAGTGGAGGAAGCGCTGAAGAAGCAACAGGCGGGCGGTCAGTAA